The segment TAGCCTTTGACGAGAATCGCCACGCGAGCCATCGGCGCGGCTCTCAGGACACACCGAGCTGGATCGACCGCCTGGCCCCGGCCGTGCGCCCGAGGATCGTCGTCACGCGGTCGTTGATCACCTCGAGCCCGTCGAGCAGGCGCGAAATGCCGCGCGCCGAAGGCGGCGACTGCTGCGGCAGCCGCGCCAGCGCCTCGACCATCAGATCGACATCGGGATAATGGTCGATGGGCAGGATGCGGAGCAGGCCCGCCTCCGCGGCCTTGGTCGCACGGATCATCTGCTCCTGGCGGGGCACCACGCGCGGCACAAGCAGCGCCGGCTTGTCGAAGGACAGGATCTCGCAGAAGGTATTGTAGCCGCCCATGCCGACCACCGCCGTCGCTGCCTCGATCAGAGGCTCCATGTTGGCGGTGAACCGCTTGACCTCGAGGTCGCGCACCTGTTCGGCCCGTTCGACGAAATTCGCCTGTGCCAGCGGATCCATGAACGGCCCGAGCACGATCAGTGCGGGAAACAGCGGCCGGGTGCGGGCTTCGTAGGCGCGGATCACCCAGTCGACAAGTTCCACCCCGTCGCCGCCACCTCCGGGTGTGACCAGCAGGAACGGGTCCTCACCGAACGGCAGCGTATCTGGGGTGTGCGAGGTGCGCGGCCGCGGACTGCGCAGGTAACCGGTGAAGATGGTCTTGTCGTAGACGGACGGGTCGACGCCGACCCCTTCCAGGGGATCGAACACGCCCCTGAGCCCGAACACCCAGATATCGTCGTAGAGCTCGGCCAGCGCCGGATGGGCCCGCTTGCGCTCCCATTCCTCGCGCAGCACGTCCGGGTCGTCCATGACGTCGCGCAGGCCCAGCACCAGGTGGACGCCACGGCGCTTGAGCTGTTCGAGCGTGGCGCGCACCTCGCCGCGCAGTCCGAGCGGCTCCTTGTCGACGATGAAGATGTCCGGTTCGAAGATCTCGGCGGTGTGCTCGATGATCGAGGCGCGGATGGCGAGCGTCTGCTCGATGTCGATCGGCAGACTGAGCGAGGTGTAGGCGCCGTTGCGGAGTTTGGTGACGCCCGGCACCCGCACGAAATCGACGCGCGAGCGAAACTCGAACGAACCGATGATCGGCGAGCCCGACAGGATGAGGACGGACAGGCCGGGCGAGGTGTCGACCAGCGAATGCGCGATCGCCCGGCAACGGCGCAGATGGCCGAGGCCGAAGGAGTCGTGGCTGTAGATCAGGATCTTCGGCTTCGGGCTGATCATGCGGATGACCGGCAACGGGGGGGACGGCGGGAGCTGACCGTCTTATCTGACTGGACGCGCCCGACCCTACGCTGCCAGAGGGCTTGCGGCAATCGACTTGCGCGGTCCGAGCGGCCGGCTTGTGGCGGCGGGCGCCTTTGCCTAAGAACGCACGGGACAACTCGGCTGGGGAACCGGATGAGCCGCCTCGACAGCATGATCAACCGGCTGGTCGCCCAGCGCGACATCCTCAACCATGTCGCAGGTCTGATCGCGGCGGTCCCGGGCCCGGTGCTGGAGCTCGGCCTCGGCAACGGACGCACCTACAGCCACCTGCGGGAAATCCTGCCGGACCGGGAGATCTTCGTGTTCGAGCGCCGCATCACCGCCGCGCCGAGTTCGATTCCCGACGCCGATCACGTCATCCTCGGCGAAATTCGCGACACGCTTCCGTTTTGCCGCCCGCGGGTGGGCGGTGCAGCGGCGCTGATTCACGCCGACCTGTCGAACGGCGATCCGACTGACGACCTGGCGCGGCGGGCCTGGCTGTCGCCGATGGTGGCGGAGCTGACTGCCCCCGGCGGCATCGTGGCGTGCGGCCACGAGCTCGATCTGCCGAGCTTCACGCCCCTGGCGCTGCCCGCCGGCATCCGGCCGGGCCGCTACTTCCTCTACTGCCGACGATGACGCCGACCGGTCGCCGCCGGTTGCCCCCCGCAAGACCGTTCACGGCGTCCGGCGAAGCGGATATGGTCAGCCGCTGGGGCCGGCGCGGCGCCGGACGAGACCGTCGGCAACCGGCGCGACGCGGGGGTCATCAGTGGAGCCATCGCTCTTCCGGTTCATCTGGAAGTACAGCAAGCGCCAGCAGATCATCATCCTGCTGGTGACGGTGCTGTCGTTCCCGATCCTCTACTACTCCCTCGAACTGCCGAAGCTGATCGTCAACCAGGCGCTGCAGGGGACCGACTGGCCGCAGCCATTGCCGTTCATCGGCCTCGAGTTGCAGCAGGTCCCCTACCTGCTGGTGCTGTGCTTCGCCTTCCTCGCGCTGGTGATCATCAACAACGGCATCAAGTTCTGGCTCAACACCGCCAAGAACCTGCTCGGCGAGCGGATGCTGCGGCGGCTGCGCTACGACCTGTATCTGCGCGTCCTGCGCTTCAGGCTGCCGCGCTTCCGGCAGGTCAGCCAGGGCGAGATCATCCCGATG is part of the Tepidamorphus gemmatus genome and harbors:
- a CDS encoding glycosyltransferase family protein; this translates as MISPKPKILIYSHDSFGLGHLRRCRAIAHSLVDTSPGLSVLILSGSPIIGSFEFRSRVDFVRVPGVTKLRNGAYTSLSLPIDIEQTLAIRASIIEHTAEIFEPDIFIVDKEPLGLRGEVRATLEQLKRRGVHLVLGLRDVMDDPDVLREEWERKRAHPALAELYDDIWVFGLRGVFDPLEGVGVDPSVYDKTIFTGYLRSPRPRTSHTPDTLPFGEDPFLLVTPGGGGDGVELVDWVIRAYEARTRPLFPALIVLGPFMDPLAQANFVERAEQVRDLEVKRFTANMEPLIEAATAVVGMGGYNTFCEILSFDKPALLVPRVVPRQEQMIRATKAAEAGLLRILPIDHYPDVDLMVEALARLPQQSPPSARGISRLLDGLEVINDRVTTILGRTAGARRSIQLGVS
- a CDS encoding class I SAM-dependent methyltransferase encodes the protein MSRLDSMINRLVAQRDILNHVAGLIAAVPGPVLELGLGNGRTYSHLREILPDREIFVFERRITAAPSSIPDADHVILGEIRDTLPFCRPRVGGAAALIHADLSNGDPTDDLARRAWLSPMVAELTAPGGIVACGHELDLPSFTPLALPAGIRPGRYFLYCRR